One window of Penaeus chinensis breed Huanghai No. 1 chromosome 34, ASM1920278v2, whole genome shotgun sequence genomic DNA carries:
- the LOC125043743 gene encoding replication factor C subunit 2-like has product MSAAATAMEVDGAQEAACPSASKTSHVPWIEKYRPITFPEIVGNEETVARLEVFAKQGNVPNIIIAGPPGVGKTTTILCLARALLGPSFKEGVMELNASNDRGIDVVRNKIKMFAQQKVTLPKGKHKIIILDEADSMTDGAQQALRRTMELYSNTTRFALACNSSEKIIEPIQSRCAMLRYSKLTDSQVLAKVIEVCQKEDLSHTEDGLEAIVFTAQGDMRQALNNLQSTAQGFSHVSAENVFKVCDEPHPLLIKDMIQHCVKTKFDDAYKVLNHLWKLGYAAEDIISNIFRVCKNTNMAEYLKLEFIKEIGYTHLRIVQGNSSLLQLSGLLARLCSKSLQPAAA; this is encoded by the exons ATGTCCGCGGCGGCGACAGCGATGGAGGTCGACGGCGCCCAAGAGGCCGCCTGCCCCTCGGCCTCCAAGACTTCCCACGTTCCCTG GATTGAAAAATATCGGCCAATTACCTTCCCAGAGATTGTTGGAAATGAGGAGACGGTGGCAAGGCTCGAAGTGTTTGCCAAGCAGGGAAATGTACCCAACATCATTATTGCA GGTCCCCCAGGAGTGGGCAAAACCACCACTATCCTGTGTCTTGCGAGGGCTCTTCTTGGGCCCAGCTtcaaggagggggtgatggagctGAACGCTTCAAACGACCGTGGCATTGACGTTGTGCGAAACAAGATCAAAATGTTTGCCCAACAGAAAGTGACTCTACCCAAGGGAAAACACAAAATTATTATCCTTGATGAGGCTGATAG CATGACAGATGGCGCCCAACAAGCACTCCGAAGAACCATGGAACTTTATTCAAATACCACACGTTTTGCATTAGCTTGTAATTCCTCAGAGAAAATTATTGAACCAATACAGTCTAGATGTGCTATGCTGAGATACTCGAAGCTTACAGATTCACAG GTTCTGGCTAAAGTTATTGAAGTCTGCCAGAAAGAAGATCTGAGTCACACTGAAGATGGTCTGGAAGCCATTGTTTTCACAGCACAAGGAGACATGAGACAAGCCCTTAATAATTTGCAGTCTACAGCCCAAGGTTTCAGCCATGTGTCTGCTGAAAATGTGTTTAAG GTGTGCGATGAGCCTCATCCCCTGTTGATCAAGGACATGATTCAACATTGTGTCAAAACTAAATTTGATGATGCTTATAAG GTTCTGAATCATCTGTGGAAATTGGGGTATGCTGCAGaggatattattagtaatatatttCGTGTTTGTAAAAATACCAACATGGCTGAGTACCTGAAATTAGAATTTATAAAG GAAATTGGCTACACTCACTTACGTATTGTTCAGGggaactcctctctcctccagttGTCAGGACTCTTGGCCAGATTGTGTTCCAAGTCCCTTCAGCCGGCTGCAGCATAA